The DNA region TGATTTTGATCATTATTCAGCCATTTTCCAGAATTTCGAGAGATCTCCATAGGCCATTTCTGGATATTTGACCACTGAACGGCCATTCCCTCAGAATCATGAAGCCCGCGTCGCCAGAAAGCCGGTTCCTCCCGCTTTTTGCGATTGAAGGGCGCCTTGGACTAGGCTATGACCGCTTTCGGAACGGTCGAGTCAACCTCGCCCGTCGGAAGCACCCGTAGCTCAGCTGGATAGAGTGTTGGATTCCGATTCCAAAGGTCACAGGTTCGAATCCTGTCGGGTGCGCCATTTTCAAGAAATCCGGGACCATAAAAGTCGGAAGACATACGCGTTTTTGCGTGTGGGCCAGACCTCTTTGAGCGGATATCGCGCCGCGACACCCGCTCATGATCTTCACCCCCGCAAGCCCGGCGCCTCGTGCCCTGTGCGCTCGACATACTCGGTATATCCCCCGCCATACTGCAACACGCCTTCGGGCGTGATCTCCAGCACCCGGTTCGAGAGTGCGGCGAGGAAATGGCGGTCGTGGCTGACGAAGAGCATGGTGCCCTCGAACTGGGAGAGCGCCTTGATCAGCATTTCCTTGGTATCGAGGTCGAGGTGGTTGGTCGGCTCGTCGAGAACGAGCAGGTTCGGCGGGTCGAACAGCATGATGGCCATGACGAGACGCGCCTTTTCGCCGCCCGAGAGAACCCGCACCCGCTTGTCGATGTCGTCGCCGGAAAAGCCGAAGCAGCCGGCAAGGGCCCGAAGCGGCGCCTGGCCTGCGCGCGGAAACGTCGTTTCCAGCATTTCGAAGATGGTCATCTCGCCGTCGAGCACGTCCATCGCATGCTGGGCGAAGTAACCCATCTTGACGCTGGCGCCGATCGACACGGTGCCTTCGTCCGGCTTCGAATCGCCCGCGACGAGCTTCAGCAGCGTCGACTTTCCGGCGCCGTTGATGCCCATGATGCACCAACGCTCCTTGCGGCGGACCATGAAGTCGAAACCGTCATAGATGACCTTGTCGCCGTAACGCTTGGAGACGTTCTTGACCGCGATCACGTCTTCGCCGGAACGCGGCGCCGGCTGGAACTCGAAGGCGACGACCTGGCGGCGCTTCGGCGGCTCGACGCGGTCGATCTTTTCCAGCTTCTTCACCCGGCTCTGCACCTGGGAAGCGTGGGACGCCCGCGCCTTGAAACGTTCGATGAACTTGATTTCCTTGGCCAGCATCGCCTGCTGGCGCTCGAACTGCGCCTGCTGCTGCTTCTCGTTCTGCGCCCGCTGGCCCTCGTAGAATTCATAATCGCCGGAATAGCTGTTGAGCTGGCCGGCATCGATCTCGATGATCTTGTTGACGATTCGGTTCATGAACTCCCGGTCGTGCGAGGTCATCAAAAGCGCGCCCTCGTAGCCTTTGAGGAACTGCTCGAGCCAGATCAGGCTTTCGAGATCGAGATGGTTCGACGGTTCGTCGAGCAGCATCACGTCCGGCCGCATCAGGAGAATGCGGGCGAGCGCCACACGCATCTTCCAGCCGCCCGAAAGCGCGCCGACATCGCCGTCCATCATCGCTTCGGTGAAGGAAAGGCCAGCGAGAACCTCGCGCGCCCGCCCGTCGAGCGCATAGCCGTCGAGTTCCTCGTAGCGCGCCTGCACCTCGCCATAGCGCTCGATGATCTGGTCCATCTCGTCCATCCGGTCTGGATCGACCATGGCCGCTTCGAGTTCCCGCAATTCGGCGGCGACTTCGCTGACCGGCCCTGCCCCGTCCATCACCTCGGCCACCGCCGAGCGACCGGACATTTCGCCGACGTCCTGGTTGAAATAGCCGATCGACACGCCCTTATCGACGGAGACCTGTCCCTCGTCGGGCAGCTCGTGGCCGATGATCATGCGGAAAAGCGAGGTCTTGCCGGCACCGTTCGGGCCGACGAGGCCGATCTTCTCGCCGCGATTGAGCGCGGCCGAGGCCTCAATGAACAGGATACGGTGGCTGAGCTGCTTGGAGATGTTTTCGATGCGGATCATGGAAAGGGCGCCTGCTGGAATTCGGCGCCCTTATGGCATGACGAGGGGTGATTGTCCCGCTTTTGTTGCGTCGCACGCATCACGCCGGATCCCGGAGAGGCCGACCGGTCGGACGATGTCGGCCTGACGAT from Rhizobium glycinendophyticum includes:
- a CDS encoding ABC-F family ATP-binding cassette domain-containing protein, yielding MIRIENISKQLSHRILFIEASAALNRGEKIGLVGPNGAGKTSLFRMIIGHELPDEGQVSVDKGVSIGYFNQDVGEMSGRSAVAEVMDGAGPVSEVAAELRELEAAMVDPDRMDEMDQIIERYGEVQARYEELDGYALDGRAREVLAGLSFTEAMMDGDVGALSGGWKMRVALARILLMRPDVMLLDEPSNHLDLESLIWLEQFLKGYEGALLMTSHDREFMNRIVNKIIEIDAGQLNSYSGDYEFYEGQRAQNEKQQQAQFERQQAMLAKEIKFIERFKARASHASQVQSRVKKLEKIDRVEPPKRRQVVAFEFQPAPRSGEDVIAVKNVSKRYGDKVIYDGFDFMVRRKERWCIMGINGAGKSTLLKLVAGDSKPDEGTVSIGASVKMGYFAQHAMDVLDGEMTIFEMLETTFPRAGQAPLRALAGCFGFSGDDIDKRVRVLSGGEKARLVMAIMLFDPPNLLVLDEPTNHLDLDTKEMLIKALSQFEGTMLFVSHDRHFLAALSNRVLEITPEGVLQYGGGYTEYVERTGHEAPGLRG